A single region of the Ficedula albicollis isolate OC2 chromosome 11, FicAlb1.5, whole genome shotgun sequence genome encodes:
- the SIAH1 gene encoding E3 ubiquitin-protein ligase SIAH1 isoform X2 gives MLLATEMSRQTATALPTGTSKCTPSQRVPALTGTTASNNDLASLFECPVCFDYVLPPILQCQSGHLVCSNCRPKLTCCPTCRGPLGSIRNLAMEKVANSVLFPCKYASSGCEITLPHTEKADHEELCEFRPYSCPCPGASCKWQGSLDAVMPHLMHQHKSITTLQGEDIVFLATDINLPGAVDWVMMQSCFGFHFMLVLEKQEKYDGHQQFFAIVQLIGTRKQAENFAYRLELNGHRRRLTWEATPRSIHEGIATAIMNSDCLVFDTSIAQLFAENGNLGINVTISMC, from the exons ATGCTTTTAGCAACAG AAATGAGCCGTCAGACCGCCACAGCACTACCCACAGGTACCTCCAAGTGCACGCCTTCGCAGAGGGTGCCCGCGCTGACGGGCACCACAGCTTCCAACAATGACTTGGCCAGTCTCTTCGAGTGTCCCGTGTGCTTTGACTATGTGCTGCCACCCATCCTGCAGTGTCAGAGTGGCCATCTGGTCTGTAGCAACTGTCGCCCCAAACTCACGTGCTGCCCCACTTGCCGAGGCCCGCTGGGCTCCATCCGTAACCTGGCTATGGAGAAAGTTGCCAATTCCGTACTATTCCCGTGTAAATACGCCTCTTCCGGCTGCGAGATAACTTTGccacacacagaaaaagcagaCCACGAGGAGCTGTGTGAGTTTAGGCCttactcctgtccctgtcccggtgctTCGTGTAAATGGCAAGGCTCGCTGGATGCTGTAATGCCGCACCTGATGCATCAGCATAAGTCAATTACGACGCTGCAGGGAGAAGATATAGTGTTCCTGGCCACGGACATTAATCTTCCTGGTGCTGTTGACTGGGTTATGATGCAGTCTTGTTTTGGCTTTCATTTCATGCTAGTGttggagaaacaggaaaaatatgatGGTCACCAGCAGTTCTTTGCAATTGTACAGCTGATAGGAACACGCAAGCAAGCAGAAAACTTTGCTTATCGACTCGAGCTAAACGGGCATAGGCGGCGATTGACTTGGGAAGCTACTCCTCGATCCATTCATGAGGGAATTGCAACAGCCATTATGAATAGTGACTGTCTAGTCTTTGACACCAGCATTGCACAACTCTTCGCAGAAAATGGCAATTTAGGCATCAACGTAACTATATCCATGTGTTGA
- the SIAH1 gene encoding E3 ubiquitin-protein ligase SIAH1 isoform X1 has translation MTGRAASSGPYSWKGVWSACLPGSKTCKGKEMSRQTATALPTGTSKCTPSQRVPALTGTTASNNDLASLFECPVCFDYVLPPILQCQSGHLVCSNCRPKLTCCPTCRGPLGSIRNLAMEKVANSVLFPCKYASSGCEITLPHTEKADHEELCEFRPYSCPCPGASCKWQGSLDAVMPHLMHQHKSITTLQGEDIVFLATDINLPGAVDWVMMQSCFGFHFMLVLEKQEKYDGHQQFFAIVQLIGTRKQAENFAYRLELNGHRRRLTWEATPRSIHEGIATAIMNSDCLVFDTSIAQLFAENGNLGINVTISMC, from the exons ATGacgggcagagctgcctccagcgGGCCCTATTCCTGGAAGGGCGTCTGGTCTGCGTGCTTGCCGGGGAGTAAAACCTGCAAGGGGAAAG AAATGAGCCGTCAGACCGCCACAGCACTACCCACAGGTACCTCCAAGTGCACGCCTTCGCAGAGGGTGCCCGCGCTGACGGGCACCACAGCTTCCAACAATGACTTGGCCAGTCTCTTCGAGTGTCCCGTGTGCTTTGACTATGTGCTGCCACCCATCCTGCAGTGTCAGAGTGGCCATCTGGTCTGTAGCAACTGTCGCCCCAAACTCACGTGCTGCCCCACTTGCCGAGGCCCGCTGGGCTCCATCCGTAACCTGGCTATGGAGAAAGTTGCCAATTCCGTACTATTCCCGTGTAAATACGCCTCTTCCGGCTGCGAGATAACTTTGccacacacagaaaaagcagaCCACGAGGAGCTGTGTGAGTTTAGGCCttactcctgtccctgtcccggtgctTCGTGTAAATGGCAAGGCTCGCTGGATGCTGTAATGCCGCACCTGATGCATCAGCATAAGTCAATTACGACGCTGCAGGGAGAAGATATAGTGTTCCTGGCCACGGACATTAATCTTCCTGGTGCTGTTGACTGGGTTATGATGCAGTCTTGTTTTGGCTTTCATTTCATGCTAGTGttggagaaacaggaaaaatatgatGGTCACCAGCAGTTCTTTGCAATTGTACAGCTGATAGGAACACGCAAGCAAGCAGAAAACTTTGCTTATCGACTCGAGCTAAACGGGCATAGGCGGCGATTGACTTGGGAAGCTACTCCTCGATCCATTCATGAGGGAATTGCAACAGCCATTATGAATAGTGACTGTCTAGTCTTTGACACCAGCATTGCACAACTCTTCGCAGAAAATGGCAATTTAGGCATCAACGTAACTATATCCATGTGTTGA